One Cyanobacteria bacterium FACHB-DQ100 DNA segment encodes these proteins:
- a CDS encoding peroxiredoxin — protein MALRLGDSVPNFTQDSSEGTIDFYQWAGDSWVVLFSHPADYTPVCTTELGEVAKRKPEFDQRNVKVIALSVDDAESHQGWIGDINETQSCNVNYPILADKDKKVSELYDMIHPNSSTGSTLTVRSVFIIDNNKKLRLTLTYPASTGRNFDELLRVIDSLQLTDNYSVATPANWQDGDDCVVVPSIPTDQAREKFPKGVTEVKPYLRMTPQPNK, from the coding sequence ATGGCTCTTCGACTAGGTGATAGCGTTCCCAACTTTACTCAGGACTCTTCTGAGGGAACGATCGATTTTTATCAGTGGGCAGGCGATAGCTGGGTGGTTCTCTTCTCTCACCCAGCAGATTACACTCCAGTTTGCACTACAGAATTGGGTGAAGTGGCGAAACGCAAGCCCGAATTCGACCAGCGCAATGTGAAGGTAATTGCGCTCAGCGTGGATGATGCAGAATCCCACCAAGGCTGGATCGGTGATATCAACGAAACCCAAAGCTGCAACGTCAACTATCCAATCTTGGCAGACAAAGACAAAAAAGTGTCTGAACTGTACGACATGATTCACCCGAACTCCAGCACAGGTTCGACCCTGACGGTGCGATCGGTGTTCATTATCGACAACAACAAGAAACTCCGCTTAACGCTCACCTATCCTGCTAGCACCGGACGCAACTTTGACGAATTGCTGCGCGTGATTGATTCGCTGCAACTAACCGACAACTACAGTGTTGCAACCCCGGCAAACTGGCAAGATGGCGACGATTGCGTTGTCGTGCCTTCGATTCCGACCGATCAAGCGCGTGAAAAATTCCCCAAAGGCGTCACCGAGGTGAAACCCTACCTCCGCATGACTCCGCAACCGAACAAGTAA
- the modA gene encoding molybdate ABC transporter substrate-binding protein, whose product MKRKHFLTVLSVALISFSIVLGLQFAQPTTANTTLLVSAAASLKEVLEEIEPLYQKTRADVDLTYNFGASGALLQQIEQGAPADIFISAARRQMDTLDQRGALVPGTRGNLANNRLAIVVPKASRIVTSFSSLKEPEIKRVAIGEPRSVPAGQYAEQVLQKLNLSNDLNSKLVYANNVRQVLAAVESGNADAGFVYVTDAQISDKVKIAAIAAESFHSQIVYPIAVLKSSKNVDVAKSFLQYLSSNEARGVFRKYGFIGPK is encoded by the coding sequence ATGAAACGTAAACACTTCCTGACGGTTTTGAGTGTTGCTCTGATTAGCTTCTCGATCGTGCTTGGCTTACAGTTCGCTCAACCCACCACAGCAAACACCACTTTATTAGTCTCTGCGGCAGCCAGTCTTAAAGAGGTGCTAGAGGAAATTGAGCCTCTGTATCAAAAGACTCGCGCTGATGTGGATTTGACCTATAACTTCGGGGCATCTGGTGCTTTACTTCAGCAAATCGAGCAAGGCGCACCTGCTGACATTTTTATCTCAGCCGCAAGACGGCAAATGGATACACTCGATCAAAGAGGCGCATTAGTTCCGGGAACTCGCGGTAACTTAGCAAACAATCGATTAGCGATCGTCGTTCCCAAAGCCTCAAGAATCGTCACAAGCTTCTCAAGTCTTAAAGAGCCGGAAATTAAGCGAGTGGCGATCGGTGAACCGAGAAGCGTTCCTGCCGGACAGTATGCTGAACAGGTGTTGCAAAAGCTGAATCTGTCCAACGATCTCAACTCTAAGCTCGTTTATGCGAACAATGTGCGGCAAGTTCTCGCGGCGGTTGAAAGCGGCAATGCGGATGCAGGGTTTGTTTATGTGACCGATGCTCAGATCTCCGATAAAGTGAAAATTGCTGCCATTGCTGCTGAGAGCTTTCATTCGCAAATTGTTTATCCGATAGCAGTGTTGAAGAGCAGCAAGAATGTCGATGTAGCCAAATCCTTTTTGCAGTATCTATCCAGTAATGAAGCGAGAGGCGTATTCCGCAAGTACGGATTTATTGGGCCGAAATAG
- a CDS encoding MarR family transcriptional regulator: MISSDTEQIPANLKRLLAPHGIGYRIKLLSQLLGRRFQERLDPYKLTPFHWVVLCCLWQEDGQATSSISDRLQQVGGTLTGVLDRMSERGLIRRERDFQDRRIWRIWLTDAGRQLQDILPPIAVEIREATLQGIPLPEREHLSSIIDRIIANLSHSAVTPHADGWRALLAPYNLGYRIKIIAQLGTRRFQEQLDPHELTPFHWVVLCCLWQEDGQATSEISDQLQQVGGTLTGVLDRMSERGLIRRERDFQDRRIWRIWLTQAGAQMKTTLPPIAQSVIEMMMTDISIEEQVALSDWVNQAIKNLNAIEKTG; this comes from the coding sequence ATGATCTCTTCAGACACCGAACAAATTCCCGCTAATCTCAAACGTTTACTAGCTCCACATGGCATCGGATACCGCATCAAGCTCCTTTCTCAACTGCTTGGTCGCAGATTTCAAGAACGGCTTGATCCCTATAAGCTGACTCCGTTTCATTGGGTGGTCTTGTGCTGTTTATGGCAGGAAGACGGGCAGGCGACATCGAGTATTAGCGATCGACTCCAACAAGTCGGCGGCACTTTAACCGGGGTACTTGATCGCATGAGTGAGCGCGGCTTGATTCGCCGGGAACGCGACTTCCAGGATCGAAGAATTTGGCGGATTTGGCTGACTGATGCAGGACGACAGCTTCAAGATATCCTCCCGCCGATCGCAGTCGAAATTCGAGAAGCCACCTTGCAGGGAATTCCGCTTCCAGAGCGCGAACACTTGTCTAGCATCATCGATCGTATCATTGCCAATTTGTCTCATTCTGCCGTTACCCCCCATGCAGATGGTTGGCGGGCTTTGCTAGCTCCCTATAATCTCGGTTATCGCATCAAAATTATTGCGCAGCTAGGAACCCGCCGATTTCAAGAACAGCTTGATCCGCACGAACTCACGCCGTTTCACTGGGTCGTTTTATGCTGTTTGTGGCAAGAAGACGGGCAGGCAACTTCTGAAATTAGCGATCAACTCCAGCAAGTCGGCGGCACTTTAACCGGGGTACTCGATCGCATGAGTGAGCGCGGCTTGATTCGCCGGGAACGCGACTTCCAGGATCGAAGAATTTGGCGGATTTGGCTAACGCAAGCCGGAGCGCAAATGAAAACGACGCTGCCCCCGATCGCCCAGTCCGTGATCGAAATGATGATGACCGACATCTCGATCGAGGAGCAAGTGGCGCTGTCTGATTGGGTGAATCAGGCGATCAAAAATCTCAACGCTATAGAAAAAACTGGGTAA
- a CDS encoding VOC family protein, with amino-acid sequence MSLSSAIAGIYEVCIGVSDIESAIEYWQHFGYEMAQAGKLSAAIAQTLYQVDSSLQSVRLSHQASDHGLIRLMQWEQPRNEGLALESMKVRGNRWATTMTADVLTLLNHAEEADRAGLPIRYTLPHWEKIYNKEHQMRPFIDSAIGVREMLLLQPLTRQVLFQRFGYTVLNYGQINQQAALKASQITHMGLIVQDDRKETLRFYEDVLGLLRVRDDVETSYESSQAGREIFDLQPGEKFIVTAFDDPRSSVTDWQSARSGRLYIVRFPEAYSLPSRFDRAQPGCLGLSLYTYRVREIENYHDRITASSARSVTEIVRDEFGDRSFSFIAPDGYFWTLIEG; translated from the coding sequence ATGTCTTTGTCCTCTGCGATCGCTGGAATTTACGAAGTCTGTATCGGTGTTTCTGACATAGAATCCGCGATCGAGTATTGGCAGCATTTTGGATATGAGATGGCTCAAGCAGGAAAACTTTCTGCTGCGATCGCCCAAACCCTCTATCAAGTGGACTCTTCATTGCAATCCGTTCGCCTGAGTCACCAAGCATCTGATCACGGCTTAATCCGTTTAATGCAATGGGAACAGCCCCGAAATGAGGGTTTAGCGCTGGAATCAATGAAAGTCAGAGGGAATCGATGGGCAACGACTATGACAGCAGATGTTTTAACGCTTCTCAATCATGCGGAAGAAGCTGATCGAGCAGGACTTCCAATTCGTTATACATTGCCGCACTGGGAAAAGATTTACAACAAAGAGCACCAAATGCGCCCGTTTATTGATTCCGCGATCGGGGTTCGAGAAATGCTATTGCTGCAACCGCTCACTCGACAGGTACTGTTTCAACGCTTTGGATACACGGTGCTGAACTATGGTCAAATTAATCAGCAGGCAGCCTTGAAAGCGAGTCAGATTACGCATATGGGGCTGATTGTTCAAGACGATCGCAAGGAAACGCTGAGGTTCTATGAAGATGTTCTGGGACTCTTGCGCGTTCGGGATGATGTCGAGACAAGTTATGAATCTTCGCAGGCAGGACGGGAAATTTTTGACTTACAACCCGGCGAAAAGTTCATTGTGACTGCATTTGATGATCCACGATCGTCTGTTACTGATTGGCAATCAGCGCGATCGGGACGATTGTATATTGTGCGATTTCCAGAAGCTTATTCATTGCCGAGTCGGTTCGATCGAGCACAACCCGGATGCTTAGGTCTGTCGCTTTATACCTATCGGGTAAGAGAGATTGAGAACTATCACGATCGCATCACAGCAAGTTCGGCTCGCAGCGTGACTGAGATTGTTCGGGATGAGTTTGGCGATCGTAGTTTTTCTTTTATCGCTCCAGATGGTTATTTTTGGACACTGATTGAAGGCTAA
- a CDS encoding TOBE domain-containing protein, whose protein sequence is MPRKDQGWITFQTSEEERQLLEAICQRSQRTKTEVLREMLRGLKQSSDSETTKEIAQEAAIDRAVNSSKKPLKVSSRNVLEGKVKRLVKGSIHTEVTIEVMHRVELISTITTTSAEVLELEEGKTAYAVIKSSDVVIAME, encoded by the coding sequence ATGCCCAGAAAAGATCAAGGATGGATCACATTTCAAACCTCTGAGGAGGAGCGGCAGCTTCTAGAGGCGATATGCCAACGATCACAGCGTACCAAAACTGAGGTGCTGCGGGAGATGCTGCGGGGGTTAAAGCAGTCCAGCGATTCTGAGACGACCAAGGAAATAGCTCAAGAAGCGGCTATCGATCGGGCTGTAAATTCATCGAAGAAACCGCTCAAGGTGAGTTCTCGCAATGTTTTGGAAGGGAAAGTGAAGCGACTGGTGAAAGGGTCGATTCATACGGAGGTGACGATCGAAGTGATGCATCGGGTAGAGTTAATTTCGACGATTACAACGACCTCAGCCGAAGTTTTGGAACTCGAAGAAGGTAAAACGGCTTATGCAGTGATTAAGTCGAGCGATGTTGTAATTGCGATGGAATGA
- a CDS encoding HNH endonuclease gives MGKVLVLNASYEPLNITSWRRAVVLLIKGKAEQVEHNGKMIYSGFPLPTVIRLRHYVRVPYKEIPLTRKNLLHRDGHSCQYCGYTGDDLTLDHVIPRSRGGGDSWENIVTACVRCNVKKGSRTPKEAVMPLRNPPHRPHSSLYFEVTKHVKNGVNQEWQKYVIGGVREE, from the coding sequence ATGGGAAAGGTTCTGGTGCTCAATGCCTCCTACGAACCGCTCAATATTACCAGTTGGCGGCGAGCAGTTGTCCTGCTTATCAAAGGCAAAGCTGAGCAAGTCGAGCATAACGGAAAGATGATTTATTCGGGGTTTCCACTCCCCACCGTGATTCGCCTGCGCCATTATGTGCGCGTCCCCTACAAAGAGATTCCGCTCACTCGCAAGAATCTGCTGCACCGCGACGGGCACTCCTGCCAATACTGCGGCTACACCGGGGACGATCTGACGCTGGATCATGTGATCCCACGATCGAGAGGCGGCGGAGATTCCTGGGAAAACATCGTTACGGCTTGTGTGCGCTGCAACGTCAAAAAAGGCAGCCGCACCCCCAAAGAAGCCGTTATGCCGCTGCGAAATCCGCCGCATCGCCCGCACAGCAGTCTTTATTTTGAAGTCACCAAGCACGTCAAGAACGGCGTAAACCAAGAATGGCAAAAATATGTCATCGGGGGAGTGCGAGAAGAATAG
- a CDS encoding bifunctional oligoribonuclease/PAP phosphatase NrnA, whose product MEPDSGISGLNPTEPLSHSLAVAKSNDLPKASNGAAHDQRGRYPYDVMRSPEQEQKIEGFRQVLERHRGERQLILLQDFPDPDALSSAWAYKLIAQRYDIQAEIAYAGTLSHQENIALVKLTALPLQRLTVQTAKTKDFSVYKGCVLIDNQGTTSQLLPSVLQSNIPITVVIDHHSMQDDLHAEFADIRSYTRATATILTQYIQAGMLKFDTSAPEHVKCATALMHGLRSDTNRLMQAQEEDFLAAAFLSRYYDAQLLNAVMQSSRSKQVMEVIERSLKNRTVHNNFSIAGVGYLRYDDRDAIPQAADFLVTEENVHTAVVYGIVHDEDEELEFVVGSLRTNKLTLDPDEFIKEAFGQDAQGRFFGGGRSQAGGFEIPMGFLSGFTENSEYAKTKWSVFDAQVKQKLLRLVNPEQHYPKGVN is encoded by the coding sequence ATGGAACCAGACTCTGGTATTTCTGGGCTGAATCCAACTGAGCCTCTATCGCATAGCCTCGCTGTAGCCAAGAGCAACGATCTTCCAAAAGCGTCAAATGGCGCGGCTCATGACCAGCGAGGACGCTACCCTTACGATGTCATGCGTTCTCCGGAGCAAGAGCAGAAAATCGAAGGATTTCGTCAAGTTCTAGAGCGGCATCGTGGTGAGCGTCAGCTAATACTTTTACAGGATTTTCCTGATCCCGATGCACTTTCTTCGGCTTGGGCTTATAAACTAATCGCCCAAAGATACGACATTCAAGCCGAAATTGCCTATGCTGGAACGCTTTCGCATCAGGAAAACATTGCGCTTGTGAAGTTAACCGCATTACCGCTTCAACGATTAACGGTACAAACCGCAAAAACAAAGGACTTCTCGGTTTACAAAGGCTGTGTGCTGATTGACAACCAGGGAACCACAAGCCAGCTTCTACCGTCGGTTCTGCAATCGAATATCCCGATTACAGTTGTGATCGATCATCACAGTATGCAGGACGACCTCCACGCTGAATTCGCTGACATTCGCTCCTATACTCGCGCCACCGCGACGATCTTGACGCAATATATTCAGGCGGGAATGCTGAAATTTGATACCAGCGCCCCTGAGCATGTTAAGTGCGCGACTGCGCTGATGCACGGACTACGATCGGACACAAATCGATTGATGCAGGCGCAGGAAGAAGATTTTCTCGCGGCTGCTTTTTTAAGTCGATACTATGACGCGCAGTTGCTCAACGCGGTGATGCAGTCCTCGCGATCAAAGCAGGTGATGGAAGTGATTGAACGATCGCTGAAAAATCGCACCGTTCACAACAACTTTTCGATCGCTGGCGTGGGCTATTTGCGCTACGACGATCGTGACGCAATTCCTCAAGCAGCAGACTTCTTGGTGACAGAAGAGAATGTCCATACTGCTGTAGTTTATGGCATCGTTCACGACGAAGACGAAGAACTCGAATTCGTCGTCGGATCGCTTCGCACGAACAAATTGACGCTTGACCCGGACGAATTTATCAAAGAGGCATTTGGGCAAGATGCTCAAGGACGCTTCTTTGGCGGGGGACGATCGCAAGCAGGCGGCTTTGAGATTCCGATGGGATTTCTTTCAGGCTTTACAGAAAACAGCGAATACGCCAAAACCAAATGGTCGGTGTTCGATGCTCAGGTGAAGCAGAAATTACTGCGATTGGTCAACCCAGAGCAGCACTATCCCAAAGGAGTAAATTAA
- the sixA gene encoding phosphohistidine phosphatase SixA: MKLYLIRHGLAGQHGDYANDDERPLTSEGKRKTEQVAKQLRSFGVEFDLILTSPLTRAMQTAEILKAAGLGNALEVEGYLAPSGNIQTWISWLEAWRTPEKTLALVGHEPDLSGWAELLIWGEVRDRLILKKAGVVGLELPNTGGAIGNSRLFWLTPPKFLL; this comes from the coding sequence ATGAAGCTTTATTTGATTCGGCATGGACTGGCAGGACAACACGGCGATTACGCCAACGATGACGAGCGACCCCTAACTTCCGAAGGAAAGCGTAAAACTGAGCAGGTCGCAAAGCAGCTACGATCGTTTGGAGTGGAGTTTGATCTAATTCTGACAAGCCCCCTGACTCGCGCTATGCAAACGGCTGAAATTCTAAAAGCGGCTGGCTTGGGCAATGCACTCGAAGTTGAGGGATATCTTGCACCAAGCGGAAATATTCAGACCTGGATCAGTTGGCTTGAAGCGTGGCGCACACCGGAGAAGACACTGGCGCTGGTGGGACATGAGCCGGACTTAAGCGGGTGGGCAGAACTGCTAATTTGGGGAGAAGTCCGCGATCGTCTCATCCTGAAAAAAGCGGGTGTAGTCGGGCTAGAACTGCCGAATACAGGCGGCGCGATCGGCAATAGCCGCCTATTCTGGCTGACTCCTCCTAAGTTTCTGCTATGA
- a CDS encoding DUF1838 domain-containing protein: protein MMISTQLLDAKYWVKIRSSLDPARSNYLIWTGAIYSFVPGEKRQCLFKMVGMSVSRCLPTEENCWAFTSRELTYYLDPKTGEKLQTWTNPWTEETVPVMHVANNPIQGTFKGQFPAQLDDETTTLTFDIFPAYPNPLNDPKFAEYFPNPNYQAAELFKFVVPSAELFDEQQPSVSKIWLGWDRIGPWLPWMKMGDRAGHLIYSASGCKVAGFDQLPQLLQDEINTRMPLYRDAPAAPLDTEDMTSWLYFQQHFDAYLAKETFPIPAA, encoded by the coding sequence CTGATGATTTCAACTCAACTTCTGGATGCTAAATACTGGGTGAAGATTCGATCGTCGCTTGATCCGGCACGATCGAACTATTTAATCTGGACTGGCGCGATTTACTCGTTTGTCCCCGGTGAGAAACGGCAATGTTTGTTCAAGATGGTTGGAATGAGTGTGAGCCGTTGTCTTCCAACTGAAGAAAATTGCTGGGCGTTTACCTCCAGAGAGTTAACGTATTACTTAGATCCTAAAACGGGCGAAAAGCTTCAAACTTGGACAAATCCTTGGACTGAAGAAACTGTACCTGTGATGCACGTTGCCAACAATCCGATTCAAGGAACCTTTAAAGGACAGTTTCCTGCTCAACTGGATGACGAAACCACAACGCTTACATTTGATATCTTTCCTGCTTATCCAAATCCATTGAATGATCCAAAGTTCGCGGAATACTTTCCAAATCCTAATTATCAAGCGGCAGAATTGTTCAAATTTGTTGTTCCATCTGCCGAACTCTTTGATGAGCAGCAACCTTCCGTTTCAAAAATATGGTTAGGTTGGGATCGGATTGGCCCTTGGCTACCTTGGATGAAAATGGGCGATCGCGCTGGGCACTTGATTTACAGCGCTTCAGGCTGCAAAGTAGCGGGATTTGATCAGCTACCGCAATTACTTCAAGACGAAATTAATACCCGAATGCCGCTCTATCGGGATGCACCGGCAGCACCGCTGGATACGGAAGATATGACTTCCTGGCTCTATTTCCAGCAGCATTTTGATGCGTATCTCGCTAAGGAAACGTTTCCGATTCCAGCCGCTTAG
- a CDS encoding alanine racemase — translation MLSWDQSSSIALMQRERAWVEIDLAALSHNVQQILSLISAKTELMAVVKADAYGHGAVTVAQTVLQAGATWLGVATIPEGIELREAGIEAPILVLGATHTAEQIRAIEHWQLQPTLCTPKQALVFSESVRQSVLPIHLKLDTGMSRLGTSWENAVEFVQLVKSLPNLSIESIYSHLATAEDLDPTIRQQQQHRYESGLRACGYNLSGKHPRFHLANSAGTIVDPSLHYDMVRTGLLLYGLYPAEHLRSRLDLRPVMQVKARVTQVKTIQAGTGVSYGYRFIADRETQIAVIGIGYADGVPRNLSNKMTALVRGQHAKQIGSITMDQLMLDVSHIPALQEGEVVTLLGQDGNEKILADDWANLLGTISWEILCGFKHRLPRVAVGKPLVRREMIERRSSQSRGS, via the coding sequence ATGCTGAGTTGGGATCAAAGTTCGAGTATTGCCTTGATGCAGCGGGAGCGCGCTTGGGTTGAGATTGATCTGGCGGCACTGTCTCATAATGTGCAGCAGATTCTTAGCCTGATTTCTGCCAAAACTGAGCTAATGGCAGTGGTGAAAGCTGATGCTTACGGCCATGGGGCGGTGACGGTGGCGCAGACTGTTTTGCAAGCAGGAGCGACTTGGCTAGGGGTGGCGACGATTCCAGAAGGGATCGAGCTACGCGAAGCGGGAATCGAAGCGCCGATTTTAGTTCTAGGCGCGACACATACCGCAGAGCAGATTCGAGCGATCGAGCATTGGCAGCTTCAACCCACTCTCTGTACTCCCAAGCAAGCCTTAGTATTCTCAGAATCGGTGCGACAGAGTGTGTTGCCGATTCATCTCAAACTAGATACGGGAATGTCGCGTTTAGGAACTTCTTGGGAAAATGCAGTCGAGTTTGTGCAGTTAGTGAAGAGCTTGCCGAATCTATCGATCGAGAGTATTTATTCACATTTAGCAACTGCCGAAGATCTTGATCCGACTATCCGGCAACAACAGCAGCATCGCTATGAATCGGGACTTCGTGCCTGTGGTTACAACCTGAGTGGAAAACATCCCCGCTTTCATTTGGCGAACTCAGCCGGGACGATTGTTGATCCGAGCTTGCACTATGACATGGTGCGGACAGGGCTTTTGCTGTATGGACTTTATCCGGCAGAGCATTTGCGGTCGCGCTTGGATTTGCGTCCGGTGATGCAGGTGAAAGCGCGGGTGACGCAGGTGAAAACCATTCAAGCGGGAACCGGAGTGAGCTATGGATATCGGTTTATTGCCGATCGTGAAACTCAGATTGCGGTGATTGGAATCGGGTATGCAGATGGCGTACCGCGTAATTTATCGAACAAGATGACTGCGTTAGTTCGGGGACAACACGCAAAGCAAATTGGGTCAATCACAATGGATCAGTTGATGCTGGATGTGAGCCATATTCCAGCATTGCAGGAAGGTGAAGTTGTAACGCTGTTGGGGCAGGACGGCAACGAAAAGATTTTGGCAGACGACTGGGCGAATCTACTCGGCACAATCTCTTGGGAAATTCTGTGTGGATTTAAGCATCGGCTTCCACGGGTTGCAGTGGGTAAGCCGTTGGTGAGGCGAGAAATGATTGAGCGTCGATCGAGCCAAAGTAGGGGAAGTTAG
- the modB gene encoding molybdate ABC transporter permease subunit, which translates to MTVPLDLSPLWISLKVAAIATVFTFFAGVAIAYWMLNYRGKGKFILEGIFVSPLILPPTVVGFLLLLVFGKNGWVGQLLGSIDFSLVFTWYGAVLTATVVSFPLMYRTALGAFEQIDENFLAVARTLGASEWTVFRRVLLPLALPGVLAGAVLGFARALGEFGATLMLAGNIPGQTQTIPMAIYFAVEAGAMNEAWFWAVMILLISLSGIFAVNFWQDRQQQLKLLRTARKPNHKAVAAISPTSSGLFVDIQKQLPAFDLDLTFSATKSTLGMLGGSGAGKSMLLRCIAGMESPTQGRIVLNGRVLFDAKAGINVPSRDRKVGFLVQNYALFPNLTVAENIAFGLPKSLAKREARQRIEAQLDSVQLQGYGDRYPHQLSGGQQQRVALARVLASEPEVVLLDEPFSALDTPLRSQMEQEVIARLREFKGVSLFVTHNLEEAYRVCDDLIVLEQGQTLAYGSKHDIFARPGRLGVAQLTGCKNISPVQVITEQEIYAIDWGIRLRVIEPLPDRFAYAGIRAHQIRFTDDPTAENAFPCWLVATSETPHRMTVFLKFTSDIVDRQDYHIQAEVFKEKWNVIKYKDFPWFVQLEPTRLMLLQA; encoded by the coding sequence ATGACTGTTCCCCTTGATCTGTCTCCATTGTGGATCTCGCTGAAAGTAGCCGCGATCGCAACTGTCTTTACCTTCTTTGCAGGAGTCGCTATTGCCTATTGGATGCTGAACTATCGCGGCAAGGGAAAATTTATTCTTGAAGGAATCTTTGTCTCTCCGTTGATCCTGCCGCCGACTGTGGTGGGCTTTTTGCTGCTGTTGGTGTTTGGTAAGAATGGCTGGGTGGGGCAGTTGTTGGGGTCGATCGATTTCAGCCTTGTATTCACCTGGTATGGAGCCGTGCTCACGGCAACAGTCGTTTCATTCCCCTTGATGTATCGAACCGCATTAGGAGCGTTCGAGCAGATTGACGAGAACTTCTTAGCCGTTGCTCGGACTTTAGGAGCTTCAGAATGGACAGTGTTCCGTCGAGTTCTGCTGCCTTTAGCATTGCCGGGAGTGTTAGCAGGTGCGGTACTGGGGTTTGCCAGGGCATTAGGTGAATTCGGGGCGACCTTGATGTTAGCAGGCAACATTCCTGGACAAACGCAGACGATTCCAATGGCAATTTATTTTGCTGTAGAAGCGGGCGCAATGAATGAGGCTTGGTTCTGGGCAGTGATGATTCTATTGATTTCGCTGTCTGGAATCTTTGCGGTCAACTTCTGGCAAGACCGACAGCAGCAATTGAAACTGCTGCGAACCGCCAGAAAGCCAAATCATAAAGCAGTTGCAGCAATTTCTCCAACTTCATCCGGTTTATTTGTTGACATTCAAAAGCAGCTTCCAGCCTTCGACTTAGATCTGACTTTCAGTGCAACAAAATCAACGCTAGGAATGCTAGGGGGATCAGGTGCAGGAAAGAGTATGTTACTACGCTGTATTGCAGGAATGGAAAGTCCAACACAAGGACGAATTGTTCTCAACGGACGAGTTTTGTTTGATGCAAAGGCAGGAATTAATGTACCGAGCCGCGATCGCAAAGTCGGTTTTCTGGTGCAGAACTACGCTTTATTTCCGAACCTAACTGTTGCAGAAAACATTGCTTTTGGCTTACCAAAGTCTCTTGCTAAACGTGAAGCACGTCAGCGCATCGAAGCTCAATTGGATTCAGTACAATTACAAGGGTATGGCGATCGCTATCCGCATCAATTGTCTGGCGGACAACAGCAGCGAGTTGCATTAGCGCGGGTACTTGCAAGTGAGCCAGAGGTAGTTCTGCTCGATGAACCTTTTTCAGCCTTAGATACCCCTCTGCGGAGCCAAATGGAACAAGAAGTGATTGCACGACTCCGAGAGTTTAAGGGCGTGAGCTTGTTTGTCACTCACAACTTAGAAGAAGCGTATCGAGTGTGTGATGATTTGATTGTTCTGGAGCAAGGACAGACGCTTGCATATGGTTCAAAGCATGACATTTTTGCAAGACCCGGTAGATTAGGTGTGGCTCAACTGACCGGATGCAAGAACATTTCTCCAGTCCAAGTCATCACAGAACAAGAGATTTATGCAATAGATTGGGGCATTCGCTTACGAGTAATTGAACCCTTACCCGATCGATTCGCTTATGCCGGAATTCGTGCCCATCAGATTCGATTTACAGACGATCCAACTGCGGAAAATGCGTTTCCTTGCTGGTTGGTTGCCACAAGTGAAACGCCGCACCGAATGACCGTTTTTCTGAAGTTCACATCGGATATTGTCGATCGACAGGATTATCACATTCAAGCTGAAGTTTTCAAAGAGAAATGGAACGTTATAAAATACAAAGATTTTCCTTGGTTTGTTCAGCTTGAGCCGACTCGGTTGATGCTACTACAAGCTTAG